The following nucleotide sequence is from Nitrospirota bacterium.
TGTAGGCAAGGTTTGGTTTTTCGTCACGCCCGGAGTTCCATATTCCCTCGATAGAGTCTATATAGTAGTAGCCCTCGTTGGTTTTCTGGTCAAAACGTACATCGTCAAAGATGAAAAACTCAGCCTCCGGTCCAAAATATGCCGTGTCGGCTATCCCTGTTGACCTCAGGTAATTTACCGCCTTCATCGCTATGTAGCGTGGGTCTCTGCTATAGGACTCTTTAGTTATCGGATCGAGAATGTTGCAAATCAGATTCAATGTGGTGTGAGTCCTGAAAGGGTCAATAAATGCCGATGTGGCATCAGGAAGCAGCAACATATCAGAGGCATTTATGGCCTGCCAGCCTCTTATCGATGAGCCGTCAAAACCAAACCCCTCCTCAAAGGACGACTCCTCCAGCTGCCCAATAGGTACAGACAGGTTCTGCCACACGCCGGGGAAATCCACAAATAGTAAGTTTACCATTGCTACATTATTTTTCTTAGTTAGTTCCAGTACCTCTTTTGGTGTCATGTTGTTCGAAACCTCCGTTTTTTAATGTTTTCACTCTCTTGTCCTTATTTTATTACCACAGTTTTTTGTATCTTTAGTTCACCCCCCCCTTTTTTTTCATCTTAGGATAAATTAGCTGCAGACGTTGCAATTTGGATTCTTTTTTATCCTGAACTTTCTAAATTCCATGTCGTAAGTATTAAACATAAGCATTGTGTCCTTAAGCGGCCTGCCAAAACCCGTGAGTATTTTTATTGCCTCGATAGCCATAAGACAGCCAAGAGCGCCCGATACGGCACCCAGCACTGGAAACCCCAACTCTTGCCAGTCTGGGTCATCCTCAGGAAATACACAATCAAGACAAGGCGTTTTCCCCGGTATCACGTTAAACAAGTAGCTCTCCATCGCATTCATTGCAGCCTCTACCATTGGAACTCCGTGTGCCACCGATACCTTGTTTAATATCCTTCTTTCATAAAAGTTTGGCCTGGCCGAAAGTGCAATATCTACTTTACCGATAAGCTCGTCTGCAATTTTTTCACTTATCCGCTCGTCGTAGATTTCCACCTCCACCTGCGGGTTTAGCTCCTCTATAAATTTCTTTACTGCTATAACTCTGCTGTTTCCAACCCAGTCATGTTTCATAAGTATCTGCCTGTTTAAGTTCGATAGTGTCAATTTGCCGTAGTGAACTATAAACAGTTTACCAATGCCAGCCGATGCAAGATACACGGCGGCATTTCCCCCAAGACCGCCAATACCTGCAATCAGTGCAGATTTGCTTTTTAACGCACTCTGCTCTTTTTCACCAAATCCGTCTAAGAGCATCTGTCTCTTATACCGCTCTCTTTCAAACTCGGATAAAGTATTGTCAACAGACAACTGCATCGTAATCAACCCCCAAACCTGCCATTAACATTTCAAGCTCAACATCCACGTCCTCGCCAATAAGACCACAGGCATCTGAACGGCACTGCACACAGTGCCCCATCTGCGGCAGGTAGTATGCACACTCGGCTCTGATGTCAACAATCTCACTGTGCTTAGGAATCCTTAGATGTGAAAACTCACCCTGTGGTATCAAAGGCATGACATTCATTATCTCAGCCCCATACCGAGCCGCCCTGAGCGCTATAGTTGTAATTTCTTTATCGTTAACTTCTGGCATTAAAACCGTGTTGATTTTTACTGCAAATCCATAATTAGTGGCGGCCTTCAGACCATCATACTGTTTTTGCAAAAGGAGTTCCGCCCCTTCAACACCAGATAACTTTCTGCCCTTGTAATTCACCCACGAGTAAATTTTTTGGGCCGTGTGGGCAGTAGCCGCGTTAATTGTTATGGTTATGCTGCTTATTCCAGCCTCTTTTAAATCCTCAATCCTGTCTGCCAAAAGAAGACCGTTTGTTGAGATACACAGTATAAGCTCAGGGAATCGGGAGCTTATTTCCTTACAAACCTCCAGTGTGGTTTCATTAAAAATAGAATCCCCGGGGCCTGCTATCCCTATAACGCTGAGATTGGTTTTTCTGTCAATAAGAACTTCAACGCGCTCCACCGCCTCATCTTTACTTAGTAACCGGCTTGTTATTGCCGGTCTTGATTCATTGGCGCAGTCGAATTTTTTTACACAATATCTGCACTGTACGTTACACAAAGGAGCAACCGGCAGGTGCAGCCGTCCGAATTTGCCGTGCGCCGCCAATGAAAAACATGGGTGGCTTTCTAACAACATCCTTTTATTAATCATAATTCCCGCCCTTTCTTTTAAAGAGCCGTGTGGCTGTGGCATTTTCTCGTACATACCCTTCTACATGCCTCACAGCCAATACAGTTATCAGGATTTGACAGAGACATGACCTTGTTGCCCAGATCGTCCCCAAACTCATCATCGCCTTCAAACGGCTTGTCAATTAGCTCAAGAACTCCTCTGCCGCAGACCTTGTAACACCTGCCGCACCCTAAGCACTTACTTATATCAATGGAGTCCAAAAACCTTGGGATCCATACCGTCCCGCCTCTTGTCAAACCTATCATTTCACCCATACGAAATCCTCCTGCACTTATACTGAGTCGCGTTCAAAGATATAAATAAAATACTGGATTCCTGCCTACGCAGGAATGACAGGATAAGAACCACCCCTTTGTCATCCCGCACCGCCCTTTGTCATCCCGCACTTGTTGCGGGATCCAGTCCTTTTTCTCCACCATTACATTATATTACCTTTTTGGCAGCTACTTGGTATTAGATAGCCGCAACGCCCCTCTCTCCGGTTCTAACCCTTACGGAGAGCTCTACCGGCGAAACAAAGATTTTACCGTCTCCGTGGCGTCCCGTCTGATTAGCATTTATCACTGCATTAACTGCACTTTCCACCATTGTCTCCGGCACCACCACAGTCAGCATCCGCTTGGGAACGTATAACACCGGCTTTTGCAACTGATGCTCCAGCGCATACACTGACGGTGTGGGCACAAGCCTTACAGCAGAAGAGAGCCCGTCTTTCATCTCATCGTCATACTCAAAATTGAGAACGCCTTTTTGCTTTCCCCTGCCGTCCACACTTTGAATACTCATAGAGGGCAGCCCAAGCTCCTCAAGGGCCTTTTTAGTGTCAGGCAGCTTGTGCCGGCGGATTATTATAGTTAGCTCTCTCATAACGTGGTTTCCCCAGTCCGTATTGTATAGGACTTTTCAACCGGTGTTACAAAAATTTTACCATCTCCAATGAAACCCGTTTTCGCTTTTCCCTCTATAATCTTAATCACCGTATCCACCTCGTTGTCCTCTACGACAATAAGAAGCAAGGTCTTTGGCAGCTCGTCATATGTAACAGGGCCAACCTGAAGGCCTTTCTGTTTCCCTCGTCCAAACACCGGCATTTTTGTTAAAGAAGGAAAACCAGCCCCCTCAAGTGACAACACAATTTCCTGTTCTTTTTCCGGTCTTATAAATGCTCTTATCATTTTCATCTCACTGTACCTCCGTATGGTTTATAGTATTGTCCATAAGTGCTTTTTTAAGCCATGGAGCCGGCGACTTTTGTATTGTCTCCTGTAGGTTTTGAAGCAGCTCGGTAATTACCGACCCCTCATCTACCTTGATCGGCATGACTGACCGTTTTACAAGCCGTGCGGCAGCAGGACCTCCTATTTGCGTAAAGTAAATTATTTTACAATCACAAAGCTTCTCCACCTTTGCCTCAACCTTATCAATATGCAGTTGGCCCTCATTGCGGCTTTCCTGTATCTCTGTGGTCTCTTCATTACTGAATGTCCTTCTTTCAATAAATTCACAACCAGTGTATTTCATCTCATAAACCTCAAAATTACCGGCTCTGCCGAAGTGCTCATCCACTTTCCCGCTGCCTGTTGTTGCAAACGCTATTTTCATCTATGGCCCTCCATTAAAATGGTTCCCATTTCATTGACCAACTCTGTAGCCCCCCTGTATCCTACACGCACTTTTGCCGTATAACCAAGCATCTTATGCACAGGAAAGCCCATCTGTAAAATTGGTATGTTTAATGCCCTTGCAATGTCAGTGCCATGAGAGTTGGTTATCAATAGATCAAAATCCCCTTTTATTGAATACATATCCCCTGTGATTATCTCCTCAGCTATGATGTGCCTTAATCTGTCTGATTTGTTTGGGCAAACGGCAAGTTTAACCTGAGACCCCATTTCGTACAATAACCGGGATAACTGTATAAGGTGGTCTGTCTCCATAGCGGCACATATGTGTTTTCCGCCATAAAAATAATGGGCATCCCTCTGAGCGTCAACCAAAATATCTCTCTGCAACAGATACTTATCCGGAATTGCGCTGCCGCTTATAGCACTAAGCGTACTCATAAACCTGTCAACATCGGCTAAAGATGACAGTCCCTCAAAGACCACATATTTAGTAGAGCATAACTCGTTAATTTTCTTAGCAACAGTTTTCATAGCAGTGCCAACTGCTATTGTAAACTCAGCAGCAGGAAGATGAACGATTTCACTTATTTTTAAGCCTCCTGAGGTCAGAGGAGAAAACCCCTTGCGCCCTCCGTTTAAAGACGACAGGTCAGGCAGGGTGATGACTTGCAAATTAAAATCCTCAATTATAGTTTTTATCTCAGTGAAATCAGCCGGCGTTAAATGGGGCCCTATGAGCAAATTGACCAACCGTTTCTTTATCGGATAAATTCCTGCCTTTACAAGTGTTTCCACTGTTTTTTCAATTGCCAGCGCATACCCATCCTCTAAAGAGCTTAGATAGTCAGGGGTCGGGACATGAATTATTTTTATTCCTTTAAGCGTCTTTCTCAACTCAGCTAAAGCTCCCTCAACATCGTCTCCTTTTACCTCGGTAAGACCTGTGGTAACAACGGCTATTAATTGCGGCTTTTGTTTTTCGTATATACCGGTGATTATTTCAGCAAGCCTTTTTTCACTGCCTAAGACCACGTCCTCTGTGAAAAGTTTAGTGCTTTGCAAAGAAATCGGCTCGTTGAAATGGTTCGTTAACAGCACCTTTGTCAAAAAATTACAACCCTGCGCTCCATGAACTACCACCGCAGTTTTATCTATCCCCTGAAAGGCTAATGCTGCTCCAACTCCCAGTGAGTGCTCAAGCGGATTTACCACAAGAGGTCTTTCGGCACTATCTGTCTTTACACTACAAAGCTTCGGCTTATCTTTAGTGTAAAAGGAAATGGAGTTGGAAATATCCCTTGCAAGATTTATTAAACCATCGTAACCTGCATAAGCAGTGTGCCTTTCCTGATTTACATCTATAAATGGAAACCCCTCTTTTGCCGCAAGATAAAAATTCCGTCCTCCGGCCACAAGTATGTCCCCTCGTTTGTCTCTCATTAATCCTGCCAGGTTCTTTGGCGTTACGTCCTCATAGAGCGGAGCGTCATCGCCTAATATCCCCTTCATTTTAACCTCATCCTCAAAAGTGCTCTTTTTAGTTCCTACGGCAACAATCTCTATGCCCACATCCATAAGAGCAGAAATCAGAGACCAGCTTTTGACCCCACCTGTATAGAGCACAGCCCTTTTACCGGAAAGAGAGGAATACGCTTTGAGCGATGTATTTACCCTGCTTTCGTGTGCAGAGATAACCGCCTCCACCTGCTGTAAAAACTGAGGAGAGTTATCTAAAGAAGAGGCTATTGCTCTTAATGCCTCCGACATTGACGTTTTGCCGTAAAATGAAACCTCCACGTATGGAATATTGTATTTCCTCTGCATTTCAACGGCAACATTGATCAGTGCGCGGCTGCACACCACTACGTTTAACTTTGCATGGTGAGCGCAAGTAATTTCATTAAAAGTGGAGTTACCGGTTATCCGTGATAGAATCCTTACTCCAGCCTCCTCAAGCACAGGCTCTACAAAGTCTAAGTCACCGGCAATGTTATACTCGCCTATCAGATTTATGTCATAGGGGGTCAGATGTGGTGGCTTTCCCGTGCCTATGACGTAATCAAGCAACGCCTCTC
It contains:
- a CDS encoding radical SAM protein, whose amino-acid sequence is MINKRMLLESHPCFSLAAHGKFGRLHLPVAPLCNVQCRYCVKKFDCANESRPAITSRLLSKDEAVERVEVLIDRKTNLSVIGIAGPGDSIFNETTLEVCKEISSRFPELILCISTNGLLLADRIEDLKEAGISSITITINAATAHTAQKIYSWVNYKGRKLSGVEGAELLLQKQYDGLKAATNYGFAVKINTVLMPEVNDKEITTIALRAARYGAEIMNVMPLIPQGEFSHLRIPKHSEIVDIRAECAYYLPQMGHCVQCRSDACGLIGEDVDVELEMLMAGLGVDYDAVVC
- a CDS encoding HesA/MoeB/ThiF family protein, producing the protein MQLSVDNTLSEFERERYKRQMLLDGFGEKEQSALKSKSALIAGIGGLGGNAAVYLASAGIGKLFIVHYGKLTLSNLNRQILMKHDWVGNSRVIAVKKFIEELNPQVEVEIYDERISEKIADELIGKVDIALSARPNFYERRILNKVSVAHGVPMVEAAMNAMESYLFNVIPGKTPCLDCVFPEDDPDWQELGFPVLGAVSGALGCLMAIEAIKILTGFGRPLKDTMLMFNTYDMEFRKFRIKKNPNCNVCS
- the nifX gene encoding nitrogen fixation protein NifX, which codes for MKIAFATTGSGKVDEHFGRAGNFEVYEMKYTGCEFIERRTFSNEETTEIQESRNEGQLHIDKVEAKVEKLCDCKIIYFTQIGGPAAARLVKRSVMPIKVDEGSVITELLQNLQETIQKSPAPWLKKALMDNTINHTEVQ
- a CDS encoding glutamine synthetase beta-grasp domain-containing protein, giving the protein MTPKEVLELTKKNNVAMVNLLFVDFPGVWQNLSVPIGQLEESSFEEGFGFDGSSIRGWQAINASDMLLLPDATSAFIDPFRTHTTLNLICNILDPITKESYSRDPRYIAMKAVNYLRSTGIADTAYFGPEAEFFIFDDVRFDQKTNEGYYYIDSIEGIWNSGRDEKPNLAY
- the fdxB gene encoding ferredoxin III, nif-specific, encoding MGEMIGLTRGGTVWIPRFLDSIDISKCLGCGRCYKVCGRGVLELIDKPFEGDDEFGDDLGNKVMSLSNPDNCIGCEACRRVCTRKCHSHTAL
- a CDS encoding P-II family nitrogen regulator, coding for MKMIRAFIRPEKEQEIVLSLEGAGFPSLTKMPVFGRGKQKGLQVGPVTYDELPKTLLLIVVEDNEVDTVIKIIEGKAKTGFIGDGKIFVTPVEKSYTIRTGETTL
- a CDS encoding P-II family nitrogen regulator, whose translation is MRELTIIIRRHKLPDTKKALEELGLPSMSIQSVDGRGKQKGVLNFEYDDEMKDGLSSAVRLVPTPSVYALEHQLQKPVLYVPKRMLTVVVPETMVESAVNAVINANQTGRHGDGKIFVSPVELSVRVRTGERGVAAI
- the nifE gene encoding nitrogenase iron-molybdenum cofactor biosynthesis protein NifE, which encodes MYKNVDELTVGVCQADEGHKVCRSRGGESCAFDGAMIVLQPIADAVHLVHGPVGCTSNTWEGRGTVSTKGHFHRMGFSTNMKELDVVFGSENKLYDAIRLCKDEFQPSAVFVYVTCVSGLTGEDVETVCKKAEDALSVRVIPVLSPGFVGPKNLGNRIAGEALLDYVIGTGKPPHLTPYDINLIGEYNIAGDLDFVEPVLEEAGVRILSRITGNSTFNEITCAHHAKLNVVVCSRALINVAVEMQRKYNIPYVEVSFYGKTSMSEALRAIASSLDNSPQFLQQVEAVISAHESRVNTSLKAYSSLSGKRAVLYTGGVKSWSLISALMDVGIEIVAVGTKKSTFEDEVKMKGILGDDAPLYEDVTPKNLAGLMRDKRGDILVAGGRNFYLAAKEGFPFIDVNQERHTAYAGYDGLINLARDISNSISFYTKDKPKLCSVKTDSAERPLVVNPLEHSLGVGAALAFQGIDKTAVVVHGAQGCNFLTKVLLTNHFNEPISLQSTKLFTEDVVLGSEKRLAEIITGIYEKQKPQLIAVVTTGLTEVKGDDVEGALAELRKTLKGIKIIHVPTPDYLSSLEDGYALAIEKTVETLVKAGIYPIKKRLVNLLIGPHLTPADFTEIKTIIEDFNLQVITLPDLSSLNGGRKGFSPLTSGGLKISEIVHLPAAEFTIAVGTAMKTVAKKINELCSTKYVVFEGLSSLADVDRFMSTLSAISGSAIPDKYLLQRDILVDAQRDAHYFYGGKHICAAMETDHLIQLSRLLYEMGSQVKLAVCPNKSDRLRHIIAEEIITGDMYSIKGDFDLLITNSHGTDIARALNIPILQMGFPVHKMLGYTAKVRVGYRGATELVNEMGTILMEGHR